One window from the genome of Oryctolagus cuniculus chromosome 1, mOryCun1.1, whole genome shotgun sequence encodes:
- the LOC108178258 gene encoding olfactory receptor 51F2 isoform X1, protein MGSNITTSSIIFLLTGVPGLEAFHSWISIPFCFLYVTALSGNSLILFAIITQPSLHEPMYYFLSMLSTTDLGLSMSTLVTMLGIFWFNAREITFNACLFQMFFIKLFTVMESSVLLTMAFDRFVAISNPLRYATILTDSRIVQIGVAIVIRGTLMLTPMVALLKRLSYCSSHVLHHSYCYHPDVMKLSCTDTRINSAVGLTAMISTVGVDSVLILLSYVLIIKTILSIASPEERKKAFSTCISHIGAVAIFYIPLISLSFVHRFGQQAPAYVHTMIANTYLLIPPVMNPIIYSVKTKQIRRAVIKILNSKEA, encoded by the exons ATGGGCTCT AATATCACAACCTCTTCCATCATTTTCCTGCTGACGGGGGTCCCTGGGCTGGAAGCTTTCCACAGCTGGATCTCCATTCCCTTCTGCTTCCTCTATGTCACTGCCCTCTCAGGAAACAGCCTGATTCTCTTCGCAATCATCACTCAGCCCAGCCTCCACGAACCTATGTATTATTTCCTCTCCATGCTGTCCACCACGGACCTCGGGCTGTCCATGTCCACTCTGGTCACAATGTTGGGTATATTTTGGTTCAATGCCAGGGAGATCACCTTTAATGCCTGCTTATTTCAGATGTTCTTTATTAAGCTCTTCACTGTCATGGAATCTTCAGTACTGTTGACTATGGCTTTTGATCGTTTTGTGGCCATCTCTAATCCCCTTAGATATGCCACCATTTTAACTGACTCCAGAATAGTGCAGATTGGAGTGGCAATTGTTATCAGAGGTACCCTAATGCTGACACCAATGGTAGCACTTCTTAAAAGACTATCCTACTGCAGTAGCCATGTGCTTCACCACTCCTACTGTTACCACCCTGATGTAATGAAGCTCTCCTGCACAGACACCAGGATCAACAGTGCTGTCGGGTTGACTGCCATGATCTCCACTGTTGGTGTGGACTCAGTCCTCATTCTCCTTTCTTATGTTTTGATCATTAAGACCATCCTCAGCATTGCATCcccagaagagaggaagaaagcctTCAGCACATGTATCTCCCATATTGGGGCTGTTGCTATATTTTATATCCCATTGATCAGTCTGTCCTTTGTTCACAGATTTGGACAGCAAGCCCCAGCCTATGTACATACTATGATTGCTAACACCTACCTGCTCATCCCTCCTGTAATGAACCCCATCATCTACAGTGTGAAAACCAAACAGATACGCAGAGCTGTGATAAAAATTCTCAACTCCAAAGAAGCATAG
- the LOC108178258 gene encoding olfactory receptor 51F2 isoform X2, producing MNITTSSIIFLLTGVPGLEAFHSWISIPFCFLYVTALSGNSLILFAIITQPSLHEPMYYFLSMLSTTDLGLSMSTLVTMLGIFWFNAREITFNACLFQMFFIKLFTVMESSVLLTMAFDRFVAISNPLRYATILTDSRIVQIGVAIVIRGTLMLTPMVALLKRLSYCSSHVLHHSYCYHPDVMKLSCTDTRINSAVGLTAMISTVGVDSVLILLSYVLIIKTILSIASPEERKKAFSTCISHIGAVAIFYIPLISLSFVHRFGQQAPAYVHTMIANTYLLIPPVMNPIIYSVKTKQIRRAVIKILNSKEA from the exons ATG AATATCACAACCTCTTCCATCATTTTCCTGCTGACGGGGGTCCCTGGGCTGGAAGCTTTCCACAGCTGGATCTCCATTCCCTTCTGCTTCCTCTATGTCACTGCCCTCTCAGGAAACAGCCTGATTCTCTTCGCAATCATCACTCAGCCCAGCCTCCACGAACCTATGTATTATTTCCTCTCCATGCTGTCCACCACGGACCTCGGGCTGTCCATGTCCACTCTGGTCACAATGTTGGGTATATTTTGGTTCAATGCCAGGGAGATCACCTTTAATGCCTGCTTATTTCAGATGTTCTTTATTAAGCTCTTCACTGTCATGGAATCTTCAGTACTGTTGACTATGGCTTTTGATCGTTTTGTGGCCATCTCTAATCCCCTTAGATATGCCACCATTTTAACTGACTCCAGAATAGTGCAGATTGGAGTGGCAATTGTTATCAGAGGTACCCTAATGCTGACACCAATGGTAGCACTTCTTAAAAGACTATCCTACTGCAGTAGCCATGTGCTTCACCACTCCTACTGTTACCACCCTGATGTAATGAAGCTCTCCTGCACAGACACCAGGATCAACAGTGCTGTCGGGTTGACTGCCATGATCTCCACTGTTGGTGTGGACTCAGTCCTCATTCTCCTTTCTTATGTTTTGATCATTAAGACCATCCTCAGCATTGCATCcccagaagagaggaagaaagcctTCAGCACATGTATCTCCCATATTGGGGCTGTTGCTATATTTTATATCCCATTGATCAGTCTGTCCTTTGTTCACAGATTTGGACAGCAAGCCCCAGCCTATGTACATACTATGATTGCTAACACCTACCTGCTCATCCCTCCTGTAATGAACCCCATCATCTACAGTGTGAAAACCAAACAGATACGCAGAGCTGTGATAAAAATTCTCAACTCCAAAGAAGCATAG
- the OR51E2 gene encoding olfactory receptor 51E2 isoform X1: protein MSSCNFTHATFVLIGIPGLEEAHFWFGFPLLSMYVVALLGNCVVVFIVRTERSLHAPMYLFLCMLAAIDLALSTSTMPKILALFWFDSREITFDACLAQMFFIHALSAIESTILLAMAFDRYVAICHPLRHAAVLNNTVTAQIGMVALVRGSLFFFPLPLLIKRLAFCHSNVLSHSYCVHQDVMKLASADTLPNVVYGLTAILLVMGVDVTFISLSYFLIIRTVLQLPSKSERAKAFGTCVSHIGVVLAFYVPLIGLSVVHRFGKSLDPIVHVLMGDVYLLLPPVINPIIYGAKTKQIRTRVMAMFKISCDKDLQSVGQR from the coding sequence ATGAGTTCCTGCAACTTCACTCATGCCACCTTTGTGCTTATCGGTATCCCAGGACTAGAGGAAGCCCATTTCTGGTTCggctttccactgctttcaatGTATGTGGTGGCACTGCTTGGAAACTGCGTCGTGGTCTTCATCGTAAGGACAGAGCGCAGCCTGCATGCTCCCATGTACCTCTTTCTCTGCATGCTGGCAGCCATTGACCTGGCCTTGTCCACATCCACCATGCCCAAGATCCTCGCTCTCTTCTGGTTTGACTCACGGGAGATTACCTTTGACGCCTGCCTTGCCCAGATGTTCTTTATTCATGCCCTGTCAGCCATTGAATCCACCATCCTGCTGGCTATGGCCTTTGATCGATATGTGGCCATCTGCCACCCACTGCGTCATGCTGCAGTGCTCAACAATACAGTCACAGCTCAGATTGGCATGGTGGCCCTGGTCCGTGGATCCCTCTTCTTTTTCCCACTGCCTCTGCTCATCAAACGGCTGGCCTTCTGCCACTCCAATGTGCTCTCACACTCCTATTGTGTGCACCAGGATGTGATGAAGTTGGCCTCTGCAGACACTTTGCCCAATGTGGTCTATGGTCTCACTGCCATTCTGCTGGTCATGGGTGTGGATGTCACATTCATCTCCTTGTCCTATTTTCTCATTATACGAACAGTTCTACAACTGCCTTCCAAGTCTGAGCGGGCCAAGGCCTTTGGGACCTGTGTGTCACACATTGGTGTGGTCCTGGCTTTCTATGTGCCACTCATTGGTCTCTCGGTTGTTCACCGCTTTGGAAAAAGCCTTGATCCCATTGTGCATGTTCTCATGGGGGATGTCTACttactgctgcctcctgtgatcAATCCTATCATCTATGGTGCCAAGACCAAACAGATCAGAACACGAGTGATGGCTATGTTCAAGATCAGCTGTGACAAGGACCTTCAGTCTGTGGGACAGAGGTGA